Sequence from the Ruminococcaceae bacterium KH2T8 genome:
TATCGGCGCGGGCGGCGGTGAAGGCTCTCTTGATGCAGCAAACATCATGAAGCCTATGCTCACGAAGAACGAGCTTCAGATCATCGGAGCTACTACGATGGATGAGTACAGCAAGTATATTGAAAAGGATTCGGCTCTCGAGAGACGTTTCCAGAAAGTCATCGTAGATGAACCCTCACCTTCTGAGGCTATCCAGATCCTTAAGGGTCTTCGTCCCAAGTACGAAGAGCACCACAAGATCCATATCACCGACGATGCGATCGAGCAGGCAGTCATGCTCTCCTCGAGATATGTATCCGACAGATTCCTTCCCGATAAGGCGATCGACCTTATAGATGAGGCAGCTGCGAGAAAGCGCATCAACTTTGCTGACGACAACGAAAAGCGAAAGATAGAGACAAGGCTCAAGGAGATCGAGGAAGAAAAGACCAAGGCCGCAGAAGCACTTGAGTTCGAGAAGGCTGCGAGCCTCAAGCAGGAAGCTTGTAAGCTCGAAGAAAGGCTCAGCAGCATCAAGGAGAAGACGGCTCCCGATGCGGAAGGATTTACGGGTACTCTTACGGTAGACGATATCGCGGACGTACTTTCCAAGTGGTCCGGTATCCCCGTTGCAAAGATCACCGAGAGTGATGCCGAGAGACTCAAGGGCCTCGAGGATGAGCTCAAGAAGAGAGTAATAGGACAGGACGAGGCGGTAACGGCTATCGCCAAGGCGATCAGAAGAAGCCGTCTGGGTCTCAAGGATCCTACAAAGCCCTCGGGAAGCTTTATCTTCCTCGGTACTACCGGTGTAGGTAAGACAGAGCTTGCCAAGGCTCTTGCCGAGGTAATGTTCGGCGACGAGAATGCACTCGTCAGGATCGATATGTCGGAATATATGGAGAAGCACGATGTAAGTAAGCTCATCGGTTCTCCTCCGGGATATGTCGGATACGACGAGGGCGGTCAGCTCACCGAGAAGGTAAGAAGACATCCGTACTCAGTTGTACTCTTCGACGAGATCGAGAAAGCACACCCCGAGATCTTCAACTCCATGCTCCAGGTACTCGATGACGGAAGACTTACGGACGGTAAGGGCCGTGTCGTAGACTTCAAGAATACGATCATCATCATGACTTCCAATATCGGTGCGAGGATGCTCACATCCGCGGCGGGAAGAAAGATCGGATTCGCTTCCGCTTCCGATGAGCATGACGAGGATGAGGCAAGCCGCGAGGGTCTTTACGGCGGTAAGTCCTACAGCGAAGCTAAGGAGACCGTTATCGATGAGCTCAAGAAGGCTTTCTCTCCAGAGTTCATCAACCGTGTCGACGAGATTATCTTCTTCAGGATGCTCGGCAGGGATTCTCTCATAAAGATCGTAGATCTCCTTACCGCATCTGTCGGAAAGAGAGTAAGCGATATCGGTATCGAGATCGAGCTCACGGATGAAGCCAAGGAGCTCCTTGCGAAGGAAGGCTACGATCCTCAGTACGGCGCAAGACCTTTAAGAAGAGTCATCCAGTCGATGGTAGAGGACAGCCTGTCCGAAGCTATCCTTGACGGTGTCGTATCTTCCGGCAATATCGCGAAGGTAGATGTCGAGGACGGACATATCGTGATAAGAAACGGCGGTCCCGTGATCGTTAAGAGCGACGAAAGCGATAAGGAAACCGCGCCAGCCTGACATATAACAGATCAAATTACAAAAGACCGTCTCCCCGAGTTTCGGGGAGGCGGTCATTGTTTTGCCTCAAAATCACGGTTGACATTATTGGTCTATAACTATAAACTGCAATTAGTTTATAAACTTAGACCATATATGGAGGGGAAGATGGAAGAGTTATTCTTAAGTGACAGTGAGTATCGTCTGATGGACATCATATGGGCTAATGCTCCGCTTGAATCCGGAAAGCTTGTCAAGCTGGCGGAGGAGAAGCTCAGCTGGAAGAAGTCGACTACTTATACGATCCTTAGGAAACTCATAACCAAGGGTATGGCCCTCAACGAGGACACCGTCGTCAAGGTGATCGTCGAAAGAGATCGCGTTCAACGCTTTGAGAGCTCGAGAGTAGTCAAACGGAATTTCGGGGGTTCGCTCCCGTCGTTCATAACGGCATTTCTGGGTGACAAGACTCTATCGGGTTCCGAAGCCGATGAACTCATTGAATTGATAGACAGTTACAGAGACGATAAGTGATCCTGAAGTTGGAGTGAGTGATAGATGGAACAGATAATAAGAATGAGTCTTACCGCCGCCATAGTAATACTGGTGGTCATCGCGATCAGATTCTTCATGAGGAAACTCCCGAAGAAGTATACATACATGCTGTGGGCTGCAGTAGGATTCAGGCTCTTATGTCCCGTCTCGATCGAATCAAGATTCAGTATCTTCAGTCTTAAGCCCGCTTCTAAAGTCGCGACAAAAGTGGAAAGATCCGAAGTGTACACGAATTATGTTCGATCGGCTGCTACACAGAGAAGTGTAACTCAGGCTGCTCATGCAGCGCAGAGGACCCATGAGACGACTGCTCAGACGGTCGCACCTCATGCCTCGCAGGCAGTGGCAGTAACTGAAAAGATAACGGCTCCGGACCCTCATACGATAATGATGATCGCATGGGTCGTAATAGCCGTGATCATCCTGGGCTTGGCGATATATCATCTCATAAAGCTCAAGATCAGGGTGAGAGATGCAAAGCAGGTGGAGAAGGGGATCTTTGAATCATCCCGGGTAACATCACCCTTTGCAATGGGAATCATAAGGCCCGGCATTTACCTGCCGACCGATCTTCCCGAATATGAAAGAGAATATCTGATAGAACATGAACGAACTCATATAAAGCGCGGAGATCTTATCTTCAAAGCGGTCGCCGTGGCAGCTCTGGCTGTCCACTGGTTCAATCCGCTTGTATGGATCGCGTTTGTACTTTTCTGCCGCGATATGGAGATGAGCTGCGATGAGATCGTTCTGGAGAAGCTGGGTGACGGCATCAGAAAGAATTACAGTCTTTCGCTCGTTACTCTGGCTCAGAATAGCAACGACTGCTCTTACGTAGTCATGCCGACT
This genomic interval carries:
- a CDS encoding ATP-dependent Clp protease ATP-binding subunit ClpC, which gives rise to MKLTQETTQVIVFSKRFAESQGGRMISTEPVLAALAAVDSPAKDILERNGITMEGICEMISADDMVTEQPVNDYEIEEGLRMLRLETKRLFSDAADISRRVGTQGVITPEHLLFVIANNRAMTANTLLVKAGADIAGMIDDLTATFNNVGGLSSSDISEAGNDLHGLHGPSGKGSRKDKNKKGGHKTLDEFGKNLTQMAKDGKIDPVIGREEEINRVMQILARRTKNNPCLVGDPGVGKTAIAEGLALKVATGDVPDILQGKSVYSIDMGSMVAGSKYRGDFEERIKNVLTEATSDPNIILFIDEIHTLIGAGGGEGSLDAANIMKPMLTKNELQIIGATTMDEYSKYIEKDSALERRFQKVIVDEPSPSEAIQILKGLRPKYEEHHKIHITDDAIEQAVMLSSRYVSDRFLPDKAIDLIDEAAARKRINFADDNEKRKIETRLKEIEEEKTKAAEALEFEKAASLKQEACKLEERLSSIKEKTAPDAEGFTGTLTVDDIADVLSKWSGIPVAKITESDAERLKGLEDELKKRVIGQDEAVTAIAKAIRRSRLGLKDPTKPSGSFIFLGTTGVGKTELAKALAEVMFGDENALVRIDMSEYMEKHDVSKLIGSPPGYVGYDEGGQLTEKVRRHPYSVVLFDEIEKAHPEIFNSMLQVLDDGRLTDGKGRVVDFKNTIIIMTSNIGARMLTSAAGRKIGFASASDEHDEDEASREGLYGGKSYSEAKETVIDELKKAFSPEFINRVDEIIFFRMLGRDSLIKIVDLLTASVGKRVSDIGIEIELTDEAKELLAKEGYDPQYGARPLRRVIQSMVEDSLSEAILDGVVSSGNIAKVDVEDGHIVIRNGGPVIVKSDESDKETAPA
- a CDS encoding Predicted transcriptional regulator — its product is MEELFLSDSEYRLMDIIWANAPLESGKLVKLAEEKLSWKKSTTYTILRKLITKGMALNEDTVVKVIVERDRVQRFESSRVVKRNFGGSLPSFITAFLGDKTLSGSEADELIELIDSYRDDK